One genomic window of Syntrophorhabdus sp. includes the following:
- a CDS encoding DUF4297 domain-containing protein, which translates to MPHTNPTSPIRSGFDYQNFWSLSLCGQWLADPQRYEWIQFETCPDEDNPNSFYLDDIVCRLTNGFFHFYQAKHRQDPEDKWTWDDLLKPARPRGTSIVKKWAESLLPRIAHCEAAYFVTDGLPSDEIAPCLNGDHLELSKIKDNQEVYFRLLAEIGSEEEVAQILDKIHFVFRAESLADFESRVQRSFYERLSTTEAGVRNLYYEIAKECRQRNPRRLDVETLRKWCQFDIPRPLEEYFEIPADFEFFDKGTHDLLLSKLQEREGGVKVIFGKPGVGKSVYLSELDSELRSNGVICVKHHYHISPQDPNPQDRLNTERVIEALKAQIKSHRDELGDLANRDSGQIPISEFIKTLTGSLRNKDKPLVIIIDGLDHVMRYGEKEDLERFLKATCLPQPGVWIVIGMQEIAEPYLPQIVVDRCPKNQWIQIKGLSRDAVAHLVTVNKTDLHLPDHSDMLTSLANRLFEISDGNSLHLRYSLKQLKISSGNSLVTEYSCENLIPYGQGIEKYYEALWRQISPQAKTILITLSDVNFLFTEQQLSECTAFFVINPADITVGLNQISHLISINARNQISVYHNSFDIFLKDQPETKQQKVAIKTNVKKWLEQSNYEYLKWAELRIIEHELGNSDGLLALDRKWLIESMCYPCNFEQISNQMRLAAQVASEKGDLYKTFHISGLHTYYLNSREFVEEASELLWKESFFRNRKVFEYIDLTSLPIAILPDLAEIAEFCGEYRIVQEITDVLMDQQTSQEYRRDTVPPISLALIRTIALDRDHETKGVHRYITNLRDLNVSDSLFRVYASRLLALGQKEKLLVLIGLDLNASEQFAVIEECARFGLANNGNDLSACFSGQTNVPLLARIYQVLKEQSVDTDLPLPSRGTFTHTSPEYDSEERKRWQRVFHSSFRLGLLHGLTGKEQEIERWIAEAPDIWSARAAASLLAAGLRVALGIKGSHIEYPVLFSSLCDLPVLKWPDHRSSLNFQFALKAAIDDVLRELVLIKQYMGDDCTIDVPDYEAMVNNPAFFARDDLVGIALDIGKKFFSDRLYEKIRDEKAGELANTIRTLPDRAREYCNLAKLSRIHNDSGPAQLFLAKGADNILGYGYHKDVYLFGVLEAIEICTEAGTDRKRTDEWVGRVIPLVDSAGEYTDGDETNHLPVELADLLAKQNPGLLRKYYYWTAGQELFYRGKDLFRSLLISLSFTDDIEIALAATALEKDSLALLKSTAKKNEGAKMALESIQSYLGETNYPEEERGERYLLDKTDIDYSAIDPNHLLEHLNGDFEHRYAWNQYLAGWLGYWLEHAHKRDIYEVFEMIAEKFGTQSMFGEVLDTIYPVIYEFNPALAFELLCTAQTNDHGWSQYYTDKEKAESRWRFVKQKYPNRYVEFFQKSAGRFVPNPRGVEYFLLFDDSERAETITEASVGFAETLMADLSLPIPIWFKEETDASVLDILLQRLVWPSPTVRERTATGLARLLSKSDNKKNIYGELLRWISRQKMETTVAIGLLPIVKAFSVAESPDDLSYIRIEDIANSVSVNSETVEKLFDEIALFAKTDKPALPAFQNIQLAPTGYEASEFFLKHVQTFLAPVYMERAKEIEKNSFRQFIKHWAFIADKILTDAGVNADANQVHYYARSEHDEFLTGFSTKISEAYRSAFLRVLQVFYANGNIQRDFYLEYAYATLPVDLSKWKILPNRAPEWWPRLATESAGGSGGTEKIVAIALKEPIVKLTEQRDNMILVGAQGAIEPPDGWKQGANPLHSFRLISFGYQVRGVDLPTGDQVIKKIGYSPRIAVIPSMTSRPFNFLEDKANHIPVREEPIRIGDLLIHPIVAYEQDLVIGLWQFFRDYNPSLTLNWKLGERLGIAIHENRWEMQEKDGKRLAVHYDWLEGLKERYYRDLPFPHGEYLMAEKDFIGKWLEQENLRLGYVLKTTYRGKQYSYDEVKKYDEVGLINVSPIIVQVYE; encoded by the coding sequence ATGCCACATACAAATCCTACCAGTCCAATAAGGAGCGGATTCGACTACCAGAATTTTTGGAGTCTAAGCCTCTGTGGACAGTGGTTGGCCGATCCCCAGCGCTACGAATGGATTCAATTTGAAACCTGTCCGGATGAAGATAATCCGAATAGTTTTTATCTGGACGATATCGTCTGTCGTCTAACGAACGGCTTTTTTCATTTTTATCAGGCAAAACATAGACAAGATCCGGAAGACAAATGGACATGGGATGATCTTCTGAAGCCCGCACGTCCCCGTGGCACGTCAATAGTAAAGAAATGGGCCGAATCTCTGTTGCCTCGCATAGCACATTGCGAGGCGGCCTATTTTGTTACTGATGGTCTGCCATCGGATGAAATAGCACCCTGCCTCAATGGAGATCATCTGGAGTTATCGAAAATAAAGGACAATCAAGAGGTTTATTTTCGCTTGCTCGCGGAAATCGGAAGCGAAGAGGAGGTTGCTCAAATCCTCGACAAGATCCATTTTGTTTTTCGCGCCGAAAGCTTGGCCGACTTTGAAAGCAGAGTACAGCGCAGTTTCTACGAAAGGCTCAGCACGACAGAAGCGGGTGTTAGGAATCTTTACTATGAAATTGCGAAGGAATGCAGGCAGCGCAATCCTCGCCGGCTCGACGTAGAAACACTTAGAAAATGGTGCCAGTTCGACATCCCCAGACCTTTAGAAGAATACTTCGAAATTCCGGCCGACTTCGAATTCTTTGATAAGGGCACCCACGACTTACTTCTATCTAAACTCCAAGAGCGGGAAGGCGGCGTTAAGGTAATCTTCGGTAAACCGGGGGTCGGAAAAAGCGTCTACCTTTCTGAGCTGGATTCTGAACTTAGATCGAATGGGGTTATTTGCGTCAAGCATCACTATCACATTTCACCGCAAGACCCGAATCCCCAAGATAGACTTAATACCGAACGCGTCATAGAGGCGCTTAAGGCACAGATTAAATCCCATAGAGACGAACTGGGCGATTTAGCGAACAGGGATTCCGGACAAATACCGATCAGTGAGTTCATAAAGACTCTGACGGGGAGCTTGCGCAACAAAGACAAACCTCTTGTCATCATCATTGATGGGTTAGACCATGTGATGAGATACGGCGAAAAGGAGGATCTGGAAAGATTTCTGAAAGCTACCTGCCTGCCGCAACCAGGGGTCTGGATCGTCATCGGGATGCAAGAAATCGCAGAACCGTATTTACCTCAAATAGTGGTCGATCGATGCCCAAAGAATCAATGGATTCAAATCAAAGGATTAAGCAGAGATGCCGTTGCACACCTGGTCACCGTCAACAAGACTGACCTCCATCTTCCAGATCATTCGGATATGTTAACCAGCCTCGCAAATAGACTCTTCGAAATTTCTGACGGTAACTCACTGCATCTCCGGTACAGTTTGAAGCAACTCAAGATCTCTTCTGGTAATTCGTTAGTCACCGAATACTCTTGCGAGAACCTCATACCTTACGGTCAGGGGATCGAGAAATACTATGAGGCTCTTTGGCGACAGATATCGCCGCAGGCAAAAACAATTCTCATAACCCTATCAGACGTAAACTTCCTCTTCACAGAACAACAGCTATCGGAATGTACGGCCTTCTTCGTCATAAATCCGGCAGACATAACCGTAGGGCTAAACCAGATTTCTCACCTGATTTCGATAAACGCCAGGAACCAAATCAGTGTCTATCATAACAGCTTCGATATCTTCCTAAAAGATCAACCGGAGACGAAGCAACAAAAAGTTGCCATAAAGACAAATGTCAAAAAATGGCTCGAACAATCGAACTATGAATACCTTAAGTGGGCGGAACTACGTATAATTGAACACGAGTTAGGCAACAGCGATGGGCTTTTGGCTTTGGATCGAAAATGGTTAATTGAATCAATGTGCTATCCCTGCAATTTCGAACAGATATCGAATCAAATGAGGCTGGCCGCTCAAGTGGCATCCGAGAAAGGTGACCTCTATAAGACGTTCCATATCTCCGGCCTTCATACCTATTATTTAAACTCAAGAGAATTTGTGGAAGAGGCTTCCGAGCTGCTTTGGAAAGAGAGCTTTTTCAGGAACCGCAAAGTCTTTGAGTATATTGATCTGACCTCATTGCCGATAGCCATCCTTCCTGATCTTGCCGAAATAGCGGAATTTTGTGGGGAGTATCGAATCGTTCAGGAAATAACCGATGTACTTATGGACCAGCAGACCAGCCAGGAGTATCGGCGGGATACCGTCCCGCCCATTAGTCTTGCTCTTATCCGGACCATTGCTCTTGATCGCGATCATGAGACGAAAGGAGTTCATAGATACATTACCAACCTGAGGGATTTGAATGTTAGCGACTCCTTGTTCCGGGTCTATGCCAGCCGGCTATTAGCGCTCGGACAAAAAGAAAAGCTACTCGTTCTTATCGGTCTCGACCTCAACGCTTCCGAACAATTTGCCGTGATCGAGGAATGCGCAAGATTCGGTCTTGCGAACAACGGAAATGATCTCTCTGCCTGCTTTTCCGGGCAAACAAACGTACCTCTCCTGGCCAGAATCTACCAAGTCTTGAAAGAACAGTCTGTGGACACGGATTTACCTCTGCCGTCTCGTGGCACATTTACTCACACCAGCCCAGAGTACGATTCTGAGGAACGGAAACGCTGGCAAAGAGTATTTCATTCCAGCTTTCGCTTAGGCTTGCTCCATGGTCTTACCGGTAAAGAGCAAGAAATAGAAAGATGGATTGCGGAAGCGCCTGATATCTGGTCAGCAAGAGCAGCGGCCAGTCTTCTTGCGGCAGGATTAAGAGTGGCTTTAGGGATTAAAGGGTCGCATATAGAATACCCGGTCCTGTTTAGTAGCTTGTGCGATTTGCCCGTCCTCAAATGGCCTGACCATCGATCTTCTCTGAATTTTCAGTTTGCTCTCAAAGCTGCGATCGATGACGTTTTGAGAGAGCTGGTCTTAATCAAGCAGTACATGGGGGATGATTGCACGATTGATGTGCCTGATTATGAAGCAATGGTGAACAATCCAGCTTTCTTTGCCCGCGACGACCTGGTCGGAATTGCTCTCGACATCGGCAAGAAGTTTTTTTCGGATCGTCTTTACGAAAAAATCAGAGATGAAAAAGCGGGCGAGTTAGCGAACACCATAAGAACTCTACCCGATCGAGCCAGGGAGTACTGTAATCTCGCAAAGCTTTCGCGCATTCATAATGATTCTGGACCGGCTCAACTGTTCCTCGCCAAAGGCGCAGACAATATTCTGGGTTATGGTTACCACAAGGACGTCTACCTGTTTGGTGTACTCGAAGCTATTGAAATTTGCACCGAGGCAGGAACGGATCGTAAAAGAACCGATGAATGGGTTGGCCGAGTCATTCCCTTAGTTGATAGTGCCGGGGAATACACCGATGGAGACGAGACAAATCATCTCCCTGTAGAACTGGCCGATCTTTTAGCAAAGCAGAACCCCGGTCTGTTGCGCAAGTATTACTATTGGACGGCCGGTCAAGAACTGTTTTATCGTGGCAAGGACCTATTCAGAAGTCTACTGATTTCCCTGTCATTCACGGACGATATCGAAATAGCTTTAGCCGCTACCGCTTTGGAAAAGGATTCTCTCGCTCTTTTGAAGTCGACCGCAAAGAAGAATGAAGGCGCCAAAATGGCGCTTGAAAGCATTCAGTCTTATCTGGGGGAAACCAACTATCCCGAAGAAGAGCGGGGGGAACGCTATTTATTAGACAAGACTGATATCGACTACTCCGCGATTGACCCTAACCATTTGCTGGAACACCTGAACGGCGATTTTGAACATCGCTACGCATGGAATCAGTACCTAGCCGGTTGGTTAGGCTACTGGCTGGAGCATGCTCACAAACGGGATATTTACGAAGTGTTCGAGATGATTGCTGAGAAGTTCGGCACTCAGTCAATGTTCGGTGAAGTGCTCGACACTATTTATCCGGTCATCTATGAATTCAATCCTGCATTGGCATTCGAGTTATTATGCACCGCACAGACAAATGATCACGGATGGTCTCAATACTATACCGACAAAGAGAAAGCGGAGAGTCGATGGAGGTTCGTTAAACAAAAGTATCCAAATAGATATGTTGAATTCTTCCAAAAAAGCGCCGGTCGCTTCGTGCCAAACCCAAGAGGAGTGGAATACTTTCTTCTGTTCGACGACTCCGAACGGGCCGAAACGATAACCGAGGCGAGCGTGGGGTTCGCTGAAACCCTCATGGCCGATCTTTCCCTGCCGATTCCCATTTGGTTCAAAGAAGAAACGGACGCTTCGGTTCTCGATATCCTGCTCCAGAGATTGGTGTGGCCAAGCCCCACAGTCCGCGAGCGCACTGCTACAGGATTAGCCCGGCTGCTTTCTAAGAGTGATAACAAGAAAAACATATACGGAGAACTGTTGCGTTGGATCAGCCGACAGAAGATGGAAACAACGGTCGCCATAGGACTACTTCCAATCGTTAAAGCATTCTCCGTTGCCGAAAGCCCAGACGATCTGTCATACATCAGGATTGAAGATATAGCGAATTCAGTATCAGTGAATTCCGAGACGGTGGAAAAACTGTTCGACGAAATAGCCCTTTTTGCCAAGACTGATAAACCAGCGCTTCCCGCATTTCAAAACATTCAATTAGCCCCAACCGGTTATGAAGCGAGCGAGTTTTTTCTGAAACATGTTCAGACATTCTTGGCCCCTGTCTATATGGAACGAGCTAAGGAAATTGAAAAGAATTCATTCCGACAATTCATCAAGCACTGGGCCTTCATCGCTGATAAGATATTGACGGATGCGGGAGTGAATGCAGATGCTAACCAAGTTCATTATTATGCTCGAAGCGAGCACGATGAGTTCCTCACCGGATTTTCTACAAAGATAAGCGAAGCTTACAGATCTGCTTTCTTGCGGGTCCTCCAGGTTTTTTACGCAAACGGTAACATTCAGCGAGATTTCTATCTGGAATACGCATATGCCACGCTCCCGGTTGATCTATCCAAGTGGAAGATACTCCCCAACCGCGCGCCCGAATGGTGGCCAAGACTTGCCACGGAAAGCGCAGGCGGTTCCGGCGGAACAGAAAAGATTGTGGCTATTGCGTTGAAGGAACCAATTGTAAAACTGACGGAACAACGTGACAACATGATTCTCGTTGGCGCTCAAGGAGCCATTGAACCTCCAGACGGCTGGAAACAGGGAGCTAATCCGCTTCACTCTTTCAGACTCATTTCCTTTGGCTATCAAGTCAGAGGCGTAGATTTACCAACGGGTGACCAGGTGATCAAAAAGATAGGTTATTCTCCCCGTATTGCCGTTATTCCGTCAATGACATCCAGACCGTTCAATTTTCTCGAGGACAAAGCGAATCACATACCGGTAAGAGAGGAGCCTATTCGGATCGGAGATCTGTTGATACACCCGATAGTCGCGTATGAGCAAGATCTGGTTATCGGGCTGTGGCAGTTCTTTAGAGATTACAATCCTTCACTCACGCTGAATTGGAAGCTCGGTGAGCGTCTCGGGATTGCGATTCACGAGAATAGGTGGGAGATGCAGGAGAAAGACGGCAAGAGACTTGCTGTTCACTATGACTGGCTTGAAGGTTTAAAAGAAAGGTACTATCGGGATCTTCCGTTTCCACACGGCGAATATTTGATGGCTGAGAAAGACTTTATTGGTAAATGGCTGGAACAAGAGAACCTAAGGCTCGGATATGTTCTGAAAACAACCTACCGAGGGAAGCAGTACTCCTATGACGAGGTAAAGAAGTACGATGAAGTGGGGTTAATAAACGTCAGTCCAATAATCGTTCAGGTATACGAGTAG
- a CDS encoding IS110 family transposase, with translation MSKAGKRMIVNSPTVIVGIDIGKYTHVAVALMPDGRFTKTFSLHNTREGYEALLERICFWKEECGTGEAIIGMESTGHYWEVPARWLAGKGLKVVLVNALHTKRAKEIEDNSPGKTDAKDTRIIAQLVRYGKYLSCVLPEGAMAELRELTRIRQHIVTELTQKRNYLRRLLDSVFPEIFTVFRKSWGKTFLHLIRLYPLPEDLIDAGLPAVAARLKQSCKNLKIKKLETLYALAGETVGIPVARGAYASGIRNTAGRILTLQDEKAGVEKQMENLLAEVPESRFLLSLRGVGVVSAAIILGETGGLSRYTSSKEVIKLAGLNLFEISSGTHRGRVRISKRGRPLLRHILFILATVQAKKGMPLNGEYRAFLERKMPPVKALIALSRKLVRLFFALTRDQRCYTETLSAVTTKAA, from the coding sequence ATGAGTAAAGCAGGGAAGCGGATGATTGTCAACAGCCCCACCGTGATAGTCGGCATCGACATCGGCAAGTACACCCATGTGGCCGTCGCCCTCATGCCTGACGGACGCTTCACGAAAACATTCTCACTACATAACACCCGGGAGGGATACGAGGCCCTCCTCGAGCGCATATGCTTCTGGAAGGAAGAATGCGGCACCGGTGAGGCCATCATCGGCATGGAATCCACAGGCCACTACTGGGAGGTCCCTGCCCGGTGGCTCGCAGGAAAAGGGTTAAAGGTCGTCCTGGTGAACGCTCTCCATACGAAGCGGGCAAAGGAGATCGAGGACAACAGTCCGGGGAAAACCGACGCCAAGGACACAAGGATCATCGCCCAGCTTGTGCGCTACGGCAAGTACTTAAGCTGCGTCCTGCCGGAGGGTGCCATGGCGGAGCTGAGAGAACTCACGAGGATCAGGCAGCATATCGTGACGGAGCTTACACAGAAGAGAAACTACCTCCGCCGTCTCCTTGATTCGGTCTTCCCCGAGATCTTCACCGTCTTCAGGAAATCATGGGGCAAGACATTCCTTCATCTTATCCGGTTATATCCTCTGCCGGAGGATCTGATCGACGCAGGATTGCCGGCAGTGGCAGCAAGGCTCAAACAATCATGCAAGAATCTCAAGATAAAGAAACTGGAGACACTGTATGCCCTGGCAGGGGAGACCGTCGGTATCCCCGTTGCAAGGGGAGCGTACGCATCGGGGATACGAAACACCGCCGGGAGGATCCTCACGCTCCAGGATGAAAAAGCCGGGGTCGAGAAACAGATGGAAAACCTCCTCGCCGAGGTTCCCGAGTCCCGCTTTCTCCTCAGCCTCAGGGGCGTGGGGGTGGTGAGCGCCGCGATCATCCTCGGTGAGACGGGTGGACTCTCCCGCTACACCTCCTCGAAGGAGGTCATCAAGCTGGCGGGGCTCAACCTCTTCGAGATCAGTTCGGGAACACACAGGGGAAGGGTCCGGATCTCGAAGAGGGGCCGGCCGCTCTTGCGCCACATCCTCTTCATCCTAGCCACCGTCCAGGCGAAGAAGGGGATGCCGCTTAACGGGGAATACAGGGCGTTTCTTGAAAGGAAAATGCCGCCGGTGAAGGCGCTCATCGCCCTGTCCAGGAAATTGGTACGGTTGTTCTTTGCCCTTACCCGTGATCAACGATGCTACACGGAAACGCTGTCCGCCGTTACGACGAAGGCGGCGTAA